Part of the Cottoperca gobio chromosome 1, fCotGob3.1, whole genome shotgun sequence genome, CCAAGCCAAGTTCCCGTGTCTTGCCTTCTGATTAAAGCACGCTGAGAGCAAAACTATACACAGCTAAACTTAAACCGGGGCTTCGCTGTAGCGCTGCACTGCACtctgtttgtggttttgagtctCACCTAGATCCGCGTAGTGCGAATTACAGAACTGTCTTCTTCCACCAAAGCAGATGTCAAACGGCAGCTCATTGGGCTTCCGTAGTTTGCCGCCGTTATCGATTGCTGCAAACGCATCATCCATGTTGTAGAAAGTGACGAAAGCGTAATGGTCGCTATGGGAAACAAAAGGCGCAGGGTGTTAATACTGATAAATACAGACGAGTTGTAAAaggcaataaaaacatttaaaacatcatttaaattgtGCACACTTACCCTCTATCTCTAAAGTGAAGCGACACACATTCCACATCTCCGAACTGAGAGAAGCGCTCCTTCAGTTCGTCGTGTGTCATAGACTTGCAGATGCGTCCCACATACACCACCCTGCGCTCATCCTGAAAGAGCATTTTTATAATTACTCAATacacaatcaaaaataaataaataatcctaAACACATCAGTTTACACGTCAGTAATCTTTTACTCACTATGGCTTTAAGTTTCTGAATCCTGATCTCGCGCTCTCTCCTGAGCTTCCTGGACTCTCGGCTGCTGGAGGGATGAGAGGAAGACGGAGACTGAGATTACACTCGTAAAAGACGcaaacatttttgacatttataaaaaggaaCGGCTacattttctgttctttttatttattatgtcaaCATTAACTGACCTGTAAACATCTCTCCACTGCCGATGGCAAACCCGCAGGGATGGTGATCGGGATCTGGATGTGGACCAAGATCTGGATCGTGACCTGCTACACCTCGACCTTCTTGAGTAAGACCACCTGTAGCGCCGAGGTGGGGAGCGGGAAATGGAAAGAGAGGGGGATGACGACGAACATGAACTGCTCTCTGAACGCTTGTGACGCCGCCTGCAATACGGAAAAATTGAGAATTAGGACTGATGCACAAAGAGGACAAATACAGACTAATACTGAACATAACAGAGGAGGattacttttgtctttttggagagggagatgcagagctggaggaggaggacgacgaCGAGGAAGGAGAGCTGGAACTGGAGTCCGAACAAGGAGATCTTCTTCGgtatctcctctccctccctctggcAGGAGGGCTGGGTGGGGGAGTGGGCAGAGTGCACGGGGCCATCTTGTCTTCATCTGCACAAGCGCAGTCTGGCTCTGTGGCAGCGCCGTCTGAAAGGACTTTGTCTGTGGACGGGCTCGTCCCTGATCTGGTGCTGGGTTTCTCAGAGAGATCCTGCATCACAGACTTTGCATAGTTATCCACAGCCCTGATGGTGTTGTTAACCTCACAGGTGGAGGTCTGTTTTTTAGCACTTGATTCATGGGTCACCTGCAACTCAGAGGTTTTAGATACATCCTTGAGTTGAGAGGCTCTGCTGCGCTGAGGAGCACTCGTAAGTGAGCGGTCTACGGACCCGCAGTAATCATGATCTGAGAATACAGACGAATACATGTGAGGAGATGTACGAGCAGGGAGGAGCTCTGGGAGGTTCGGGTGCGTCTTCCTGGACGGTAGAGGACGGGGGTCGATTATCTGAATAGCCTTGGATGGGGGATTTTTGCGTCTTGCTGGCAGATCTTGAGTGCTGAGGATGATTTCAGTGCTGAGGGGCTCTGGGATGTCCGCACCGTCCGACGTTTGAAGATGTGGCGAGTCCCCAAAGGTTTTTGGATTCCCAGGTGATTCTGAAGTGCTTAAAGGTTCAAGTTCTTCCACAGCTGCTCGTTGTGTTCCTACAGGCTGACTTCTGTCCaagtgtccatctgtctgtacGTTTGAAGGTGAAGTAGCAAGTTTGGGCTCCGGCTCCTTCTCGCACACCCTCTCCACTTTCGCTGGATGAGGAAgaataaaaaggttaaaaagaAATTGGACGTCAGCAGCGTATTATTAATAGTCAAATAATTAAACCAATACCGGCTTTATATCATGATTTATTGGGAGAAACTAAGTAATTCTATGTAAAATCAGACACTCAGCGCCCCAAATATAGCCTGAAAGAAATGATCCTTTGTTACATAACCACATTTTACCACGACTGCGACGATTTGACAGTAATACTGGTAGTCGAATCAGGCACCTAAGATTGAAAGGTTTCTAATTACTCACCTTGCGTTTCCTCAAACTGTTCCAGCAGGCTGGTCAGATCAGGCGCCTCGATTCCTGAAGTAGAAGAACAAACAGACATGAAACTTTGGAAGATGCGGTTTATTTCTCAGTTAGCCCTTACTCTAAGCATCATCACACTGACCTCAATATATCATACGTCACATTAACAGACATGTCTCATGAGTTTACCTGAGTCAGCTGGTTCCTCAGACGGGGAAACACTGGGGTGAACCTCGGATAATGTCTCCTTTACTGGTGTAGGAGCCTCTACGGGAGCAGGCGGCTGACACTTTATCCCCCTCGCTGTATCTGGACTTGGTGATAGAGGAGACTTTGGTTCCAGCATGGCTTCTTTCGTCTGGTTCGGACTGCATCTTTGAGGCTGCGGTCTCCTGCAGTCTGAGGAAGATTTGAGTTGTGTTGAGGTAAGGCACAGTGCTTGAGGTTGGGAGGAGACACCTGAAGCTATCTCAGTAAGCTTGTTTTTGATTTCCTGGAACAGGGTGGTGTAGCCCTGCTTTACTAACAACACCTCCGTCTGTCTTTGAAGAGATGTGTCTGAGGATTCATTTTGGATTTGTGGAAAGTGCGTGGTGCGAGGGTTGGAGTTTAAGAACTCCACTTTTGACTCTGATGAGGAGTGGTCAGTGGTTGGGGATATTGTTCGGCTAACTGGCAAGGGGAGGAAGACAGGGTTTGGGGGATCACTACTGAGCAGTGTTGGCTTCTTTACTGGACTTTTTTTGCTTTCAGGCACAGAAATATCTGGATCTGCTGTGACATCTGGCTGCTGACCGGCAGCTGGGAGGATCTTAGATTCAGTCCTTGGGCGCTTTAATCCGCTGCGACGTAGATGAGAGGATGGTTTGGCCTCCGAGGGGTGTGGCCTCGGCGCAGCAGAGATGCCATTGTGACCAGGAGTTTGAGATCTATGGAGCTGATCGGCACCACTTCTTCTACCGTCTGGATTATGGGCTGCATTTGGTCCACAGCTGTTTTGTCGTTGTCCCTGTAAACAGAGGATGGGGGTCAGCTCCTTGGGGGTCTCAGAAACACAGGGCCACTTGGTGGTGTAGTTCCCCTGTTTCTCCACCAGGGGCTGTCTCTTTTGGCGCAGCTGCCTGTACTCTTGGAGGCTGAGTGATTTGCCCTTCGTCTCACCTCTGAGTGGCAAAACCTCGGCCTTGCTGCTGTTCATTTCTGTGGGGGGTGTTTGGGGTGCTGAGCAAGCCGGGTTTTCAAGTGCTTTGGTGCAGTTCAGTGGAACTGACACACCTTCACTCGTGTGCCCACTTGTTAGATTTTTCTCATTCAATTCCTTTTCCACTGATTCAGCAAATGAAACCACTTGAACGGGGCCAAAGCTCacccttttcttctctctggaTGGCGGAGTTATGGATGAGTCTTTGTCCTGCAACCCGCTCTTTAACAGGTTGTCATTatctctcttttcatctcttgcctcttcctcctttgtGTCCTCCAGAGTTACTTCGTCATCAGACACAACATTTATCTCTTCATCGCTCTCTTCGCTGGGCCTCTCATACTTCCACACCTCCTCCTGAGAGAATGTCTGATCCTTCCTCAGTTCAACCCCCTCTTCTTCCACACGCAGCTTCAGGCAGTACGGGTGCATGAGCTTCACCAGGTTGACAAGAGAAGTCGAGGTGAAGATCTCCACTTCAGCCTCTGCTTTCTGCTTCTTGGAGTGAAACaatgtttgactttgttttctGAACCGCTCGGGGGGGCCGTTTCTCTCCATTTTGCTCTCATCTTCCTTGTCTCCATCAATCTTTATTGAGAATGTCACATTTGATGATTTGGATCTTGGTCTGAGTCTCTCAGCAAGTGATAGTTCctaaagagaaaagagaaataaaataaaaacttcttAAATGCCACTCGGAATGAAGTGCAATATTTACGCTATCCAGATATGCGTGACAATAACACAAGAGGCATTTGGTAAAtgtatctaaaataaataaaaaaatgttacccattattttgagattttagAAAGATTCATGAAATCCTACTTCCCATCTCTTGGcatttaagacttttgaaagattgatttaataccaaatacatttttagattaatgaatTCTGTgccttttaatactttttaaaaggtAATATAAGTGATTTCCGGCTTGTGAGTGTGCACCCACCACTGAGTGATCCCTGTGCTCTGTGTGGGTGAGGAGCTGGGTGTCTGGCAGGGTGTCGAAGGGAGACAGAGTCACGTCGTCATCCTCCACACTGTCCAGCATCTCGGTCAGGGCCGACAGCAGGgtctcactctcttcctccgcTCCACTCTTATCCTGAAAATGGGCACCAGTATCCACATTTATTCGTTGATATGCAAAATTCATATTCTACCAACAAGTGGTAAGTGTCAACTTTGTACTCTGAAGGAGTTCATGGAAAAACCTGCTTTAACTCTGACCTCTGAAGCGACAGTAGAGTCTTCAAAAATGGCCAGGATTGAGTGATCCATGCAGGACTGTGCGTCCATCTCCACGCCGTCCATGTCACTTCTACTCAGGACcaactgcagacacacaaacattatattACACTCATGTGTTGGGAATTTGAATGTACATTGATCTGGTCTATTCCTACCTCCTATAATCTTGCTGCCAATTCTGCCAATGCTTCAGTACAGCAGAGCTGATGCTCAATGCTCCATGTTTATAAAGCGATGAGCTAAATTAATGCATCGATAGGGAGACATCTCTTTGTAAATTAGAATTacttacagaaaataaatcaaactaacaCTGTAACTCACAAATTTCATATCACAACTTCATATATTTAAAAGTCACGTTTTGTCAGACCAACACTCTCAAACCAAAAGATCATATATAAATCATATACTATTATTAAAGacgaaaaacaacatttgaccAGGTGGAACCAGTGAATTTCTGGCATTTGCGAATTGATtgctgattcattttctgtcactcaACTAATTCTTTAATCAAGTAATTATTTCAGCTCTACAAAAACGGAATACTGCAGAAATATCTGAACCCTATACTGTAACAAATTCCAGACAAGAGACATTACATAGAATACATTACATCTAAAAGCACAATAAACACTCATGGtttaaaaaagaacagaaaTCAGTTATTGCACCGATGTCTCCACAGCTGGGATTGTTAGTTATATGCTGCACTGAAACTTAAGTTTGATAAGGATCATTTGCAGATAGTTTAATTTTTCAGAGTCATTAAGCcggaaaacaaatgtgtacatGACAAAGTATGGACTCCTGCAGCCACAAACATTATGGGGGGGTTAGTGCATGAGAACGTGTCAATGTAGTGTAAAACTATATCTGTGGATTAATGTATAAACATGGACGCTGTCATAGAGCAATGCCTCTCTCTACCAACGTGTAATGATCCACGAGAGAAGTGTGCTAGATAGATGTACCAAATTGGGACATTCTAGTGAGTAGGATGTCAGATTGAGGGGAAAGTGGCCCTAGAGGTGGGTGCACAACCTGCAGTGCATGGGAAGTAGAAACTACAGCTCCCAGGGCCTGTACTGTAGTCACAAGGCATTTAAACCATGATCTAAACGCTCTTAGGTGACAGTTAAGCATTTCGTCtgaaacaactttattttagaCTTACAGCAAACACAAGCAGGGTTAAGTAAGACCCTTACTGTAAGAGTCTTGTTGAATAGAAATATCGAAAGGGTCTGGGGACAGTGCACTGAGAGTGCACCCTGAACATTTTGTACTTCAGAGGAAATGAACCGGCAGTTTACACGTGTAATTCATTGACGGTGGAGAATGTGTTAAACATGCACGAGGAGGTAACGACACTAACTAACGTGTCATTGAGCTGTTACCGTAACTCCACGAGTCAAGTAGCAGATTAATCTACCAGCTCTGCCAACTCCCTGGTTACTACCTCGGTAGTACTACAAGCCAGTTTCAGCCACGTGTCGCCATGCCCGCGTGTGGCCTCGTGCGCAGGCGAAATACCCCCTATTAAAACTTGGAAAACCGCTCGTGTGCAGCTATTTCGATTTCACTAAACTAAAATAAGCAAACCTGTACCTCATTGGGAGTGTTGTTGGTCAGAAAGTCGCTGTTGCCGGCATTTAAATCCCCGTCTTTCCCCCTCCACCGCACCGCCATCTTGCTGCTCCACATGGTCCGCTGGCAGGCCGGAGAGAGACACGTGGTTACCGACTGGAAGCGCGCGAAAAACACCGACCTGGGATCAGATTGACACCACCACCTCTTTTAGTGAGAGTGAGGAGACGAGTAGAAATCAGATCCAAGGTCAGCGATATGCCTCGTGTGTTCTTCATTGAGTGTCAATTAGTTTTTTCTTAAATAACGAGCTTCGGGATTTATTTTGCTGCAGAGACTCAGAAAAGGTAATGCACCAACTCTGTTTTTGTATTGATTATTCAGTAGATACAAATAAGTAGTCTGTTTTAAGGAACATGTTTTCATATAGCCTGTGACAACTTTTCGTGGAAATAATGGTTTGTTAAGCTGCGTTCATGTCACTTCAGTAGCGTCATTTATAAACGAttatataaagttattattcgtattattcttattcttattatacaTAGTAGGACTTTTAATACAGCGGCTTcactttttaattgtatttatttatttaaagcgCCACCTTGCGTCCAAATGACAACACTACAAATTCTAATTAATGAACATACAGCAGAAGCTCGACAGGCGGCACCAATGACCCAGATATATTATCACAGGTTTTAATATACCTTTAATTTACTAATCCTGTAATAAGCAAACGTACCAATTAAATCAGGCTGTAATAGAAGCAGCTTTGAGCAATCTGTTGCCTTAAAGACTCATGTTATTTGCGttttgtattcattaaatatgcaGCATTTCAGCAAAATGATTAAAAACCCTAAGATACTGCTCAGGCTGCCTCACACATCGTGAAATAAACAATTAGTTTGGATCAGTTTCCCCTTTATGGCAAGAGGCTTTCATAGCGAGAGCACTAATTGTGTAACTGGGAGTTATCTTGAAATGGTAACAAACACCCTGTAAAGCTGTTAAAGTGCTCCATTATTTCCCCATGTAATAATAGCTAAGAACATCATGGCAATACCAGTGCATTCAACATCAGTATCATCGCATGGTAGATATAATATGTGGCATTAATATAATCAATCCTTGGCGTGGTGTAGTATGGCGAAGCGAAGAGTGTATCTGCTTCCTGTTGCCTGCCTCATCACCAGGACAAACAGAGATTATCTTTATGTTCAGACATTGCAATATTGATGTGTTGACTTTGCTGATTAATGTGTATACACACCCTCCACCTCGACATGGTTGGCTGTCAGGGCCTAACAACAGTGTTGCTACTCCGTTTCACTGCACTGACTTCTACTGACAGTCTGAAGGCCGTTTCAGCAGAGCGATAACTAAATGCACAGCAGACTTTCTTAAAATATTGtgactattattattgttattattatattgcaaCTTTATTCTCGTAAATATTACGACTTTACACAGACTTCTCAGAACATAGATGTGTGTTGAATGTGCAGAACGTTTTGAACTTGAGGAGAAATCTTCCTGAGACTTGTGCGCTATTACAGTCCAGGTGTTTATAAATGAATTACAATGAATTCATTTATCATTGATGTGAGTAGcacatgaatatttaacaaGCAATTACAAATAAAAGACACAGAAGAGTTTTGAAAAGTAAATCATACCAACATGTGTGTTGACTCGGCAGGGATCACACATAACAAGCAACACATAATACCTGTGAGCCGtacatattatattccattttaTCTGTAACATTTTGAACCTTCACCTGGTGCCTgaatcttgttttcttttacataaataatgacatttcCACTATAGATTTATCCAAAAAAGGCACACATTAgtgcataaaaataaataaactgaatgcAGGAAATTAAAGTGTTTATTGTTACAAATTTTCATTATTtgcaaaaatgtcattttatgaaTTTTAGCCCCTGCCCCTCTAACATCCTCTGCACGTCCCGGTCCAGTTTTAAGTCTTTGCATTAATTCAAATTGGTTCAGGCCTCAGAAAGCATTTGTATAGCCCACTAGAACATTAtgattgaatacatttgaatgcttCGATGCCTGAGGCCCTGCATGACTTTGCAGTCACATGAATCAGAACCAGTGCTGTTTcataacttgtgttttattCCTCTTCATCCTTCGCTGCTCCACACTGTGCTACCTGATGTATAACAAAACAGAACATTCTAAACGTCCTACTAACAAACACGGCTGTCCATTCATTAATGGAGACCCACAGCAGCAAACCTCATGCTCCACTGACAAATCATGTTAAGGTCTTTGGATGGTTGATTGCATTTACATATTCAGAACAGCAGCCAAgttctttcctctcatctcctacTGTAAGTAACCATTGCACTCGCCTGTTTCCAATTGTGCAGTGATGCTGAAGTTGTTCCAC contains:
- the LOC115006517 gene encoding peroxisome proliferator-activated receptor gamma coactivator-related protein 1 isoform X2, whose translation is MWSSKMAVRWRGKDGDLNAGNSDFLTNNTPNELVLSRSDMDGVEMDAQSCMDHSILAIFEDSTVASEDKSGAEEESETLLSALTEMLDSVEDDDVTLSPFDTLPDTQLLTHTEHRDHSVELSLAERLRPRSKSSNVTFSIKIDGDKEDESKMERNGPPERFRKQSQTLFHSKKQKAEAEVEIFTSTSLVNLVKLMHPYCLKLRVEEEGVELRKDQTFSQEEVWKYERPSEESDEEINVVSDDEVTLEDTKEEEARDEKRDNDNLLKSGLQDKDSSITPPSREKKRVSFGPVQVVSFAESVEKELNEKNLTSGHTSEGVSVPLNCTKALENPACSAPQTPPTEMNSSKAEVLPLRGETKGKSLSLQEYRQLRQKRQPLVEKQGNYTTKWPCVSETPKELTPILCLQGQRQNSCGPNAAHNPDGRRSGADQLHRSQTPGHNGISAAPRPHPSEAKPSSHLRRSGLKRPRTESKILPAAGQQPDVTADPDISVPESKKSPVKKPTLLSSDPPNPVFLPLPVSRTISPTTDHSSSESKVEFLNSNPRTTHFPQIQNESSDTSLQRQTEVLLVKQGYTTLFQEIKNKLTEIASGVSSQPQALCLTSTQLKSSSDCRRPQPQRCSPNQTKEAMLEPKSPLSPSPDTARGIKCQPPAPVEAPTPVKETLSEVHPSVSPSEEPADSGIEAPDLTSLLEQFEETQAKVERVCEKEPEPKLATSPSNVQTDGHLDRSQPVGTQRAAVEELEPLSTSESPGNPKTFGDSPHLQTSDGADIPEPLSTEIILSTQDLPARRKNPPSKAIQIIDPRPLPSRKTHPNLPELLPARTSPHMYSSVFSDHDYCGSVDRSLTSAPQRSRASQLKDVSKTSELQVTHESSAKKQTSTCEVNNTIRAVDNYAKSVMQDLSEKPSTRSGTSPSTDKVLSDGAATEPDCACADEDKMAPCTLPTPPPSPPARGRERRYRRRSPCSDSSSSSPSSSSSSSSSSASPSPKRQKRRHKRSESSSCSSSSPSLSISRSPPRRYRWSYSRRSRCSRSRSRSWSTSRSRSPSLRVCHRQWRDVYSRESRKLRREREIRIQKLKAIDERRVVYVGRICKSMTHDELKERFSQFGDVECVSLHFRDRGDHYAFVTFYNMDDAFAAIDNGGKLRKPNELPFDICFGGRRQFCNSHYADLDANKDAEPSPANSRFEDLDFDSLLKQAQRGIKS
- the LOC115006517 gene encoding peroxisome proliferator-activated receptor gamma coactivator-related protein 1 isoform X1, translating into MWSSKMAVRWRGKDGDLNAGNSDFLTNNTPNELVLSRSDMDGVEMDAQSCMDHSILAIFEDSTVASEDKSGAEEESETLLSALTEMLDSVEDDDVTLSPFDTLPDTQLLTHTEHRDHSVELSLAERLRPRSKSSNVTFSIKIDGDKEDESKMERNGPPERFRKQSQTLFHSKKQKAEAEVEIFTSTSLVNLVKLMHPYCLKLRVEEEGVELRKDQTFSQEEVWKYERPSEESDEEINVVSDDEVTLEDTKEEEARDEKRDNDNLLKSGLQDKDSSITPPSREKKRVSFGPVQVVSFAESVEKELNEKNLTSGHTSEGVSVPLNCTKALENPACSAPQTPPTEMNSSKAEVLPLRGETKGKSLSLQEYRQLRQKRQPLVEKQGNYTTKWPCVSETPKELTPILCLQGQRQNSCGPNAAHNPDGRRSGADQLHRSQTPGHNGISAAPRPHPSEAKPSSHLRRSGLKRPRTESKILPAAGQQPDVTADPDISVPESKKSPVKKPTLLSSDPPNPVFLPLPVSRTISPTTDHSSSESKVEFLNSNPRTTHFPQIQNESSDTSLQRQTEVLLVKQGYTTLFQEIKNKLTEIASGVSSQPQALCLTSTQLKSSSDCRRPQPQRCSPNQTKEAMLEPKSPLSPSPDTARGIKCQPPAPVEAPTPVKETLSEVHPSVSPSEEPADSGIEAPDLTSLLEQFEETQAKVERVCEKEPEPKLATSPSNVQTDGHLDRSQPVGTQRAAVEELEPLSTSESPGNPKTFGDSPHLQTSDGADIPEPLSTEIILSTQDLPARRKNPPSKAIQIIDPRPLPSRKTHPNLPELLPARTSPHMYSSVFSDHDYCGSVDRSLTSAPQRSRASQLKDVSKTSELQVTHESSAKKQTSTCEVNNTIRAVDNYAKSVMQDLSEKPSTRSGTSPSTDKVLSDGAATEPDCACADEDKMAPCTLPTPPPSPPARGRERRYRRRSPCSDSSSSSPSSSSSSSSSSASPSPKRQKRRHKRSESSSCSSSSPSLSISRSPPRRYRWSYSRRSRCSRSRSRSWSTSRSRSPSLRVCHRQWRDVYSSRESRKLRREREIRIQKLKAIDERRVVYVGRICKSMTHDELKERFSQFGDVECVSLHFRDRGDHYAFVTFYNMDDAFAAIDNGGKLRKPNELPFDICFGGRRQFCNSHYADLDANKDAEPSPANSRFEDLDFDSLLKQAQRGIKS